One genomic segment of bacterium includes these proteins:
- a CDS encoding STAS domain-containing protein — protein MESIERKIENYAVVFNVNLLRATLVEATEFRDLLEETIAENDKDIIVNLSACEHLDSTFLGVLVSSYKRLKSQNRTLVIIEPIEQSSIFLTLNSIGKIFPLYTSVKVALEDIENKKLIEKELNELGEAQSHRHERLSKTTVPVESNPFVESPLQQKQEEVQNFESNTNEIIDQPSTETIETTELISETSADFTLVESSEDEEVLKADTIKINSLPQKVLTPEQELETSTFRQEEFNENNFVSETQEVIRPDKHFHTGKVEWEFGFSS, from the coding sequence ATGGAATCAATCGAACGAAAAATTGAAAACTACGCGGTGGTATTTAATGTTAATTTACTACGCGCAACTCTAGTGGAAGCCACTGAGTTCAGAGATCTGCTTGAGGAAACCATCGCGGAGAATGATAAAGACATCATAGTTAATTTAAGTGCTTGTGAACATCTCGATTCAACTTTTCTCGGTGTCCTGGTTAGCAGCTACAAAAGACTGAAAAGCCAGAACAGAACGCTTGTAATTATTGAGCCAATAGAACAATCAAGTATTTTTCTGACACTAAATTCAATCGGGAAAATCTTTCCATTATATACAAGTGTTAAGGTTGCTCTGGAAGACATCGAAAATAAAAAACTAATAGAGAAGGAGCTTAATGAACTTGGTGAAGCTCAAAGTCACAGACATGAAAGACTATCAAAAACTACTGTACCTGTAGAATCAAATCCGTTTGTTGAATCTCCTTTACAACAGAAACAGGAAGAAGTTCAGAATTTTGAATCAAATACTAATGAAATTATAGATCAACCATCAACTGAAACTATAGAAACAACGGAATTGATCTCAGAAACTTCAGCTGACTTTACACTTGTCGAAAGTAGTGAGGACGAAGAAGTATTAAAAGCAGATACTATCAAAATAAATTCTCTCCCACAGAAAGTACTTACACCTGAGCAAGAGCTAGAAACTTCAACATTTAGGCAAGAAGAATTTAATGAAAACAACTTTGTCTCTGAAACTCAGGAAGTAATCAGACCTGATAAACACTTTCACACAGGAAAAGTTGAATGGGAATTTGGTTTTAGCTCTTAA
- a CDS encoding cyclic nucleotide-binding domain-containing protein → MIVDQDLTKLLKKNNFFQNVDPTFIDSFIKPKNFFLAKEGTLLYTYSDESTTLYLIVEGEVKIKFATGKLIEFRYLLDFFGEKEILENSNRISAAIANRDSVLYSIQLDELNSLIDKYPVISENLKAMSVTHRDAEEPVSVK, encoded by the coding sequence ATGATAGTTGATCAAGATTTAACGAAGCTCTTAAAGAAAAATAATTTTTTCCAAAATGTAGATCCAACTTTTATTGATTCATTTATAAAACCTAAAAATTTCTTTCTTGCGAAAGAAGGAACTCTACTTTACACTTATTCTGATGAGTCTACTACTTTATACCTAATTGTTGAGGGAGAAGTGAAAATAAAGTTCGCAACAGGAAAGTTGATTGAATTCAGATATTTGCTAGATTTTTTTGGTGAAAAAGAAATATTGGAGAATTCGAACAGGATATCTGCTGCTATTGCAAATAGAGACTCTGTCCTTTATAGTATTCAATTAGACGAATTGAATTCATTAATTGATAAATATCCGGTTATAAGTGAAAACCTAAAGGCAATGAGTGTTACTCATCGTGATGCTGAAGAACCGGTTAGTGTAAAGTAA